A section of the Petrimonas sulfuriphila genome encodes:
- a CDS encoding acetyl-CoA carboxylase biotin carboxylase subunit, translated as MNKKILIANRGEIAIRIIRSAKKLGLTTCVIQGNREPDAMYLEYADVIIPVRENLTGSIIFLNPEEIVRLALEHQIDMIHPGYGFLSENPDFAALCEQNGITFIGPSSDLIQNMGIKTIAKKMAAEAGMPLVPGSAGAITDAQVAKEFADTIGYPVILKASAGGGGRGMRIVEKAETMERHFKSAYDEAVAAFGNGDIFIEKYLTNPKHLEFQILGDRYGHVIHLGERECSLQRKHQKLIEEAPSASIDSKTREQMGKLAVKFAQSIGYYSAGTIEFILDEDGSYYFMEMNTRIQVEHPVTEMITGVDLIEWQIRIALGEKLRLKQKEIRLNGWAIECRVNTEDPQNRFTPQTGFIERVFFPHGDHIRVETGVKDFSVVTPYFDSMIAKIIVHGENRDDCIDKTLNALKEFSISGLKTTVPFCRTVLRSKEFREATYTTHWIDSVFTTDMLESEDEAMMAALAATITYAKEYLQYSSDSPMFKSESLNVWVLNKRINK; from the coding sequence ATGAATAAAAAAATTCTTATCGCCAACAGAGGTGAAATAGCTATACGCATTATCCGGTCGGCAAAAAAACTAGGCTTAACTACCTGCGTTATTCAGGGTAACCGTGAGCCCGATGCCATGTACCTGGAATATGCCGATGTAATCATTCCCGTGCGGGAAAACCTGACCGGCAGCATCATTTTCCTCAATCCCGAAGAGATCGTCAGGCTCGCTCTTGAGCATCAGATCGACATGATCCATCCCGGGTACGGATTCCTTTCGGAGAACCCGGATTTTGCCGCCCTCTGCGAACAGAATGGCATTACGTTTATCGGCCCTTCTTCCGATTTGATACAAAACATGGGCATCAAGACCATTGCAAAAAAAATGGCAGCCGAGGCCGGAATGCCGCTCGTCCCAGGCAGTGCAGGCGCCATTACCGATGCACAGGTGGCCAAAGAGTTCGCCGACACAATCGGGTACCCGGTCATTCTTAAAGCATCAGCGGGTGGTGGCGGACGCGGAATGCGCATCGTGGAAAAAGCCGAAACCATGGAGCGCCACTTCAAATCGGCCTACGATGAAGCGGTGGCTGCCTTCGGTAACGGCGATATTTTTATCGAGAAATACCTGACGAACCCCAAACACCTGGAGTTTCAAATCCTTGGAGACAGATACGGGCACGTCATTCATTTGGGTGAAAGGGAATGCTCCTTGCAAAGAAAACACCAGAAACTGATCGAAGAAGCACCCTCGGCCAGCATCGATTCCAAGACAAGGGAACAAATGGGCAAGCTGGCCGTGAAGTTTGCCCAATCCATTGGATACTACTCTGCCGGCACCATCGAGTTTATCCTCGACGAAGACGGATCCTACTATTTCATGGAGATGAACACCCGCATCCAGGTTGAACACCCTGTCACAGAAATGATAACCGGGGTAGACTTGATCGAATGGCAGATCCGGATCGCCCTGGGCGAGAAACTCCGGCTGAAACAAAAAGAGATCAGGCTTAACGGATGGGCCATCGAATGCAGGGTAAACACGGAAGATCCGCAAAACCGCTTCACGCCGCAAACCGGATTTATTGAAAGGGTTTTCTTTCCACACGGAGATCATATACGCGTGGAAACCGGCGTTAAGGATTTCTCAGTGGTCACCCCCTACTTCGATTCAATGATTGCCAAGATCATCGTTCACGGCGAAAACCGGGACGATTGTATCGATAAAACCCTGAATGCTTTAAAAGAATTTTCAATTTCGGGATTGAAAACAACTGTGCCGTTTTGCCGGACTGTCCTGCGCAGCAAGGAATTCAGGGAAGCTACGTATACCACACACTGGATAGACTCGGTTTTCACCACCGACATGCTCGAATCGGAAGACGAAGCCATGATGGCAGCGCTGGCAGCGACCATCACTTATGCGAAAGAATACCTCCAATACTCGTCCGATTCCCCAATGTTCAAAAGCGAATCACTCAACGTCTGGGTACTCAACAAGAGAATTAACAAATAA
- a CDS encoding phosphoglycerate dehydrogenase, translating into MGKYKIKTLNGISESGLEKFGQNFEVGEKMDAPHGIILRSASLHEMEFPDSLHCIARAGAGVNNIPVDKCAEKGIVVFNTPGANANAVKELAIAAMLLSSRKIVEGINWTRSLTGDDVPKQVEKGKAQFVGPEIRDKKLGVIGLGAIGVMVANAAVNMEMDVYGYDPYISVDHAWGLSRSVKKANDLKKVFKHCDYITLHIPLTDETKGMLNKEAFAQMKEGVRIINLSRGELVNDADMIDALEAGIVSEYVTDFPNEKMINVPGVIPVPHLGASTPESENNCAVMAVLQTKDFLENGNIRNSVNFPVCDMGISIVKHRLTIAHKNIPKMLGQISAVLAEQGTNIANMINRSRGDYAYTMVDLEEEITDENVKRIKDIAGVLKVRVI; encoded by the coding sequence ATGGGTAAGTACAAGATTAAAACCCTGAACGGAATTTCCGAATCGGGGTTGGAAAAATTCGGACAAAACTTTGAAGTAGGTGAAAAAATGGATGCACCGCATGGGATCATCTTACGCAGCGCATCGTTGCATGAGATGGAATTTCCCGATAGTTTGCATTGTATAGCACGTGCCGGAGCCGGAGTTAATAATATCCCCGTAGACAAATGCGCGGAAAAAGGAATCGTTGTTTTCAATACGCCGGGGGCCAATGCCAATGCGGTAAAGGAACTCGCAATTGCTGCCATGCTTTTGTCGTCGAGAAAGATTGTGGAAGGGATTAACTGGACACGGTCGTTAACAGGGGACGATGTGCCCAAGCAGGTAGAGAAAGGAAAAGCGCAATTTGTAGGACCGGAAATTCGCGACAAAAAGCTAGGTGTAATTGGACTTGGAGCTATTGGAGTAATGGTTGCCAATGCAGCGGTAAACATGGAAATGGATGTTTACGGATACGATCCCTATATTTCTGTTGATCATGCATGGGGTTTATCGCGTTCGGTGAAAAAAGCTAACGATCTGAAGAAAGTTTTCAAGCACTGCGATTACATCACGTTGCACATCCCTTTGACGGATGAGACAAAAGGTATGCTCAACAAGGAGGCGTTTGCTCAAATGAAAGAGGGGGTGCGGATAATCAATCTTTCCAGGGGAGAGCTTGTGAACGATGCGGACATGATCGATGCTTTGGAGGCCGGTATTGTGAGCGAGTATGTAACTGATTTTCCGAACGAAAAGATGATCAATGTCCCCGGTGTTATTCCTGTGCCGCACTTAGGTGCCTCTACTCCGGAAAGCGAAAACAACTGTGCCGTGATGGCCGTACTACAGACGAAGGATTTCCTGGAGAATGGGAATATCCGGAACTCGGTGAATTTTCCGGTCTGCGACATGGGTATCAGTATCGTAAAACACCGGTTGACTATTGCACACAAAAATATTCCCAAAATGCTGGGGCAGATTTCTGCCGTACTGGCTGAACAGGGCACCAATATTGCCAATATGATCAATCGCAGCCGCGGTGATTACGCTTACACGATGGTGGACCTGGAGGAAGAGATTACCGACGAAAACGTGAAACGCATCAAAGACATTGCGGGTGTCTTAAAAGTGCGGGTTATCTAG